A region of Streptomyces deccanensis DNA encodes the following proteins:
- a CDS encoding DUF6238 family protein, translating into MNAPPTTDAHPYLRAATAGLRHHTRSHATSCAPADRLHLDTLHAHLTAAHQLLDQLTDTTRPPHPAAGRHLAAAHLRLWQATAAVHDAFHTVPTGTEGSATEECRPERLPDGPLVLTICQRHLAASHAIRRKTTPTDLATPLHGHTTSCTI; encoded by the coding sequence TTGAACGCACCCCCCACCACCGACGCGCATCCCTACCTCCGCGCAGCCACCGCCGGCCTGCGCCACCACACCCGTAGCCACGCCACCTCCTGCGCGCCGGCCGACCGCCTCCACCTGGACACGCTGCACGCCCACCTCACCGCAGCCCACCAGCTGCTCGACCAGCTCACCGACACCACCCGGCCCCCGCATCCGGCCGCCGGGCGTCATCTGGCCGCCGCTCACCTGCGGTTGTGGCAGGCCACCGCTGCCGTCCACGACGCCTTCCACACTGTGCCCACCGGCACCGAAGGCTCAGCAACCGAGGAGTGCCGACCCGAGCGGCTCCCCGACGGCCCGCTGGTGCTCACGATCTGCCAGCGGCACCTGGCCGCCTCCCACGCGATCCGCCGCAAGACCACCCCCACCGACCTGGCCACGCCATTGCACGGCCACACCACCAGCTGCACCATCTAG
- a CDS encoding ATP-binding protein, whose translation MTHRPARRARRASASPLFTPHGTDRASRKTARRQLAEAAAKARAEATALPDGSEPVEPEMPPPLYPARGRPGPGSARGSRLKLPQHRMTTATASGAYPFLAEGGLGAEGIYIGRDVHAEASFTFDPFSLYGRLEGFTNPNILLAGVIGQGKSALAKSFALRSIAHGYRVYVPCDPKGEWTPVASALGGTSIALGPGLPGKLNPLDAAPRPDNVPEADWAGEIRKRRLLLLGSLARTVLGRDLLPMEHTALDVALDAVVAQAATVHRTPLLGDIAATLNHPDQLDAAAGLMSGRLGEAARDLAHAMRRLVHGDLAGMFDAPSTVRFDATSPMLTIDLSRLGGSGDDTALVLAMTCASAWMESALTDPHGGRRWIVYDEAWRLMRHPGLLQRMQSQWKLSRGLGIANLMVIHRLSDLLTAGDAGSQGRALAEGLLADCSTRIIYRQETDQLHAAAALLGLTSVETGAIAHLNRGRGLWRVAGRSFIVQHQLHPHELALFDTDARMH comes from the coding sequence ATGACCCACCGGCCCGCCCGACGCGCCCGCCGCGCCTCGGCATCCCCCCTGTTCACCCCCCACGGCACCGACCGGGCCAGCCGCAAGACCGCTCGCCGTCAGCTCGCCGAAGCCGCCGCCAAGGCCCGCGCCGAAGCCACCGCCCTCCCGGACGGCAGCGAGCCGGTCGAGCCCGAGATGCCGCCTCCGCTGTACCCGGCCCGTGGCCGTCCAGGCCCCGGCTCCGCCCGCGGCAGCCGGCTGAAGCTGCCTCAGCACCGCATGACCACCGCCACCGCCAGCGGGGCGTACCCCTTCCTCGCCGAAGGCGGTCTCGGCGCCGAGGGCATCTACATCGGCCGCGACGTCCACGCCGAAGCGTCCTTCACCTTCGACCCCTTCTCCCTGTACGGGCGCCTCGAAGGGTTCACCAACCCCAACATCCTGCTCGCCGGTGTAATCGGCCAGGGCAAGAGCGCGCTGGCCAAGTCCTTCGCCCTGCGCTCCATCGCCCACGGCTACCGCGTCTACGTGCCCTGCGACCCCAAAGGCGAATGGACCCCCGTCGCCTCCGCACTCGGCGGCACCTCCATCGCCCTCGGCCCCGGCCTGCCCGGCAAACTCAACCCGCTGGACGCCGCCCCACGGCCGGACAACGTGCCGGAGGCCGACTGGGCGGGGGAGATCCGCAAGCGCCGTCTGCTCCTGCTCGGCTCCCTCGCGCGCACCGTTCTCGGCCGCGACCTGCTGCCGATGGAGCACACCGCGCTCGATGTCGCCCTCGACGCGGTCGTCGCCCAGGCCGCCACCGTCCACCGCACTCCGCTGTTGGGCGACATCGCGGCCACCCTCAACCATCCCGACCAGCTCGATGCCGCCGCTGGGCTCATGTCCGGACGGCTCGGCGAGGCCGCTCGTGACCTCGCCCACGCTATGCGGAGATTGGTCCACGGCGACCTGGCCGGCATGTTCGACGCCCCCTCCACCGTGCGATTCGATGCCACCTCGCCGATGCTGACCATCGACCTGTCCCGGCTCGGCGGCTCCGGCGACGACACCGCCCTCGTCCTCGCCATGACCTGCGCATCCGCCTGGATGGAATCCGCCCTCACCGACCCGCACGGAGGTCGGCGCTGGATCGTCTACGACGAAGCCTGGCGCCTGATGCGGCACCCCGGACTCCTCCAGCGCATGCAGTCCCAGTGGAAACTCTCCCGCGGCCTGGGCATCGCCAACCTCATGGTCATCCACCGGCTGTCCGACCTGCTCACCGCCGGCGACGCCGGATCACAAGGCCGCGCCCTCGCCGAGGGCCTCCTGGCTGACTGCTCCACCCGCATCATCTACCGCCAGGAAACAGACCAACTCCACGCCGCCGCAGCCCTGCTGGGGCTCACCTCGGTCGAGACCGGCGCCATTGCCCACCTCAACCGCGGACGCGGGCTGTGGCGCGTCGCCGGACGATCTTTCATCGTTCAACATCAACTCCACCCTCACGAGCTGGCCCTGTTCGACACCGACGCCCGCATGCACTAG
- a CDS encoding glycosyltransferase family 2 protein, with the protein MTVVIATQLRPDRLDHLTAMYESLTRQSVPWEAVIALDGADRTRLPTPLAEDSRLCILALPRQVGAACARNLALGCVRTEFVNWADDDDEFTDDAMAVRLRTLEMTGLGWCAGYSEDLHPDGTTSLWRCPTPPGRHAAGDVWTYWTRPEDTIPIGPTTILARTDLVHAAPMGGLVQGEDYMAAIGVTCLAPGILLPVPVYRYRKHPGQMTRQDVYDVLEPGARRHAWNYGRSLRATLSGRETSDAAGVV; encoded by the coding sequence ATCACAGTCGTCATCGCCACCCAGCTACGCCCCGACCGGCTCGACCACCTGACGGCCATGTACGAGAGCCTCACCCGGCAGAGCGTGCCCTGGGAGGCTGTGATCGCGCTCGACGGCGCCGACCGCACACGCCTGCCGACGCCCCTCGCTGAAGACTCGCGCCTGTGCATCCTCGCGCTGCCCCGGCAGGTCGGCGCGGCCTGCGCCCGTAACCTCGCCCTGGGCTGCGTGCGCACCGAGTTCGTCAACTGGGCGGACGACGATGACGAGTTCACCGACGATGCCATGGCCGTACGGTTGCGCACCCTGGAGATGACCGGCTTGGGCTGGTGCGCGGGATACAGCGAGGACTTGCACCCGGACGGCACGACCTCGCTGTGGCGATGCCCGACACCGCCCGGCCGGCACGCGGCCGGAGACGTGTGGACCTACTGGACGAGGCCCGAGGACACCATCCCGATCGGGCCGACCACGATCCTGGCGCGTACCGATCTCGTACACGCAGCCCCGATGGGCGGACTCGTCCAGGGCGAGGACTACATGGCGGCGATCGGCGTCACCTGTCTCGCGCCGGGCATCCTGCTGCCCGTCCCGGTCTACCGCTACCGCAAACACCCAGGTCAGATGACCCGCCAGGACGTCTATGACGTCTTGGAGCCGGGGGCTCGGCGGCATGCGTGGAACTACGGACGCAGCCTGCGAGCCACCCTCTCTGGCCGGGAAACGAGCGATGCAGCCGGGGTGGTCTGA
- a CDS encoding SCO6880 family protein, which produces MSELSVSPITVKFPHRSRRGILLGLSLPQLTLVSTALALLLITVVTTGLLGAIALTPLWAVVAALVAARRDGRSLIDWAPIVSRYAHRRRTGQTLWLARPVSRPRQDGVLHLPGTAASLKVVTPGDSANQAAAVHDPHHQRLTAIARVSSRAYALLDPATQNANVAGWGRALAGIARTGHVATVQVLERTVPDSGDTLARHWAQHGRPDTPVAGQVYSELVASAGPAAAPHEAYLAISLDLKAAKRLISQAGGGLPGAFTVLEQTTSAIALAARSAGLMVTGWLTAREIAAVIRTAYDPHALSALQQWSPNGRAEADPAAAGPVVQVEEYDRLGTDTARHATYWIENWPRTETTPGFLHGLMFTAGVRRSLSLIYVPQGLESALRDVQRKKAAIIADANERARRGQVDSEADSVEYADVKVRERQLIAGHADVALTGLLTVSAATDAALDAACAQIETAAVTAQVDLRRLFFQQPDAFALAALPLARTAL; this is translated from the coding sequence TTGTCTGAACTATCCGTCTCCCCGATCACGGTCAAATTCCCGCACCGCTCACGGCGCGGAATCCTCCTCGGCCTCTCCCTCCCCCAACTCACCCTCGTCTCTACTGCGTTGGCGCTGCTGCTGATCACAGTGGTGACCACGGGGCTGCTCGGCGCCATCGCTCTGACCCCCCTATGGGCAGTCGTCGCTGCCCTGGTCGCCGCCCGCCGCGACGGCAGGTCCCTGATCGACTGGGCTCCGATCGTCTCCCGCTACGCCCACCGCCGCCGCACCGGCCAGACGCTGTGGCTGGCCCGGCCGGTCTCCCGGCCCCGCCAGGACGGCGTGCTGCACCTGCCCGGCACCGCCGCCTCGCTGAAGGTCGTCACCCCCGGCGACTCCGCCAACCAGGCTGCCGCCGTCCACGACCCGCACCACCAACGGCTCACCGCGATTGCCCGGGTCAGCAGCCGCGCGTACGCCCTGCTCGATCCGGCCACGCAGAATGCGAACGTGGCGGGCTGGGGCCGGGCTCTGGCTGGCATCGCCCGCACCGGCCACGTCGCCACCGTGCAGGTGCTGGAACGCACCGTCCCCGACTCCGGCGACACCCTCGCCCGTCACTGGGCCCAGCACGGCCGCCCCGACACTCCCGTCGCCGGGCAGGTGTACTCCGAACTGGTCGCCTCCGCCGGCCCAGCCGCCGCCCCGCACGAGGCGTACCTGGCCATCAGCCTGGACCTCAAGGCCGCCAAGCGCCTCATCAGCCAGGCCGGCGGCGGGCTCCCCGGCGCCTTCACGGTGCTGGAGCAGACAACTTCGGCCATCGCGCTCGCGGCGCGCAGCGCGGGGCTGATGGTGACGGGCTGGCTGACTGCGCGGGAGATCGCCGCGGTCATCCGCACCGCCTACGACCCTCACGCCCTGTCCGCCCTCCAGCAGTGGTCGCCGAACGGGCGGGCCGAGGCCGACCCTGCTGCTGCCGGGCCGGTTGTCCAGGTCGAGGAGTACGACCGCCTCGGCACCGACACCGCCCGCCACGCCACGTACTGGATCGAGAACTGGCCCCGCACCGAGACCACTCCCGGCTTCCTGCACGGGCTGATGTTCACCGCCGGGGTCCGCCGCAGCCTGTCCCTTATATACGTGCCGCAGGGGCTTGAGTCCGCGCTGCGCGACGTCCAGCGCAAGAAGGCGGCGATCATCGCCGACGCCAACGAGCGTGCCCGCCGCGGACAGGTGGATTCCGAGGCCGACTCGGTCGAGTACGCGGACGTCAAGGTCCGTGAGCGGCAGCTGATCGCCGGCCATGCCGACGTCGCCCTGACCGGGCTGCTCACCGTCAGCGCCGCAACAGACGCCGCTCTCGACGCCGCGTGCGCGCAGATCGAGACCGCCGCGGTCACCGCCCAGGTCGACCTGCGAAGGCTCTTCTTCCAGCAGCCCGACGCGTTCGCCCTCGCCGCCCTGCCGCTCGCCCGCACGGCGCTGTGA
- a CDS encoding SCO6881 family protein yields the protein MGFCDLPLADKLCAVGDAVSFASDPGAAIGNWMAKSAGELAAAGADLAAEAVNTTTKVDLNAGWFRDNYEMILPIGLIVLVATFCAQLVRAAIRRDGQALTQAFTGTAAGVLFAFTAIAFTTVAIEVVDALSDGLLKAANLSIDSAVRRIVKVAAIPGLSAMGWLVAVFAGVGAALGAFLYWCVMMVRKVGILVMVTLAVFAGAGGGWEVARRWRKGWIEATATLVVSKLLMTVIFVLGIAAMGKTEAKDGVAALADVMAGIVIMALVLLCPYATFKFVHWAASEGSDAETLHRSGGAGAQMARQHAERAGRKAAAAVATAGTGGAAAGAGAAPQGPDAVPGGFPGDIATNPTPDTGKEGGGSDAPPSGGEGIKSGLEKAVQPAPTSPREDTSGHLGDSPGPTSGGGSPTGSGFMSASASPADASTPPPQGAPPAPTSTPAAGTGTPPPPPTGL from the coding sequence TTGGGCTTCTGCGACCTCCCCCTCGCGGACAAACTGTGCGCGGTCGGCGACGCGGTCTCCTTCGCCTCCGACCCGGGCGCGGCCATCGGCAACTGGATGGCCAAATCAGCGGGCGAACTCGCCGCCGCCGGAGCCGACTTGGCCGCCGAGGCGGTCAACACCACCACCAAGGTCGACCTGAACGCCGGATGGTTCCGCGACAACTACGAGATGATCCTGCCGATCGGCCTGATCGTCCTTGTAGCCACCTTCTGCGCCCAGCTTGTCCGCGCCGCGATCCGCCGCGACGGCCAGGCCCTCACGCAGGCATTCACCGGCACCGCCGCCGGCGTCCTGTTCGCCTTCACCGCGATCGCCTTCACTACTGTCGCCATCGAAGTGGTCGACGCCCTCTCCGACGGCCTACTCAAAGCGGCGAACCTGTCCATCGATTCCGCCGTACGCCGCATCGTCAAGGTCGCCGCGATACCTGGCCTGTCGGCGATGGGCTGGCTGGTCGCCGTCTTCGCCGGCGTCGGCGCCGCCCTGGGCGCGTTCCTCTACTGGTGCGTGATGATGGTCCGCAAGGTCGGCATCCTCGTCATGGTCACCCTCGCCGTCTTCGCGGGAGCGGGCGGCGGCTGGGAGGTCGCCCGGCGCTGGCGCAAGGGCTGGATCGAGGCCACCGCCACCCTCGTCGTCTCCAAGCTCCTGATGACCGTGATCTTCGTGCTCGGTATCGCGGCGATGGGCAAAACGGAGGCCAAGGACGGCGTCGCCGCCCTCGCCGACGTCATGGCCGGCATCGTCATCATGGCGCTCGTCCTGCTCTGCCCCTACGCCACGTTCAAGTTCGTCCACTGGGCCGCCTCCGAAGGCTCCGACGCCGAGACGCTGCACCGCTCCGGCGGAGCTGGCGCGCAGATGGCCCGCCAGCACGCTGAACGCGCCGGCCGCAAAGCCGCCGCCGCGGTCGCCACCGCAGGAACTGGCGGTGCCGCGGCCGGAGCGGGCGCCGCTCCCCAGGGCCCGGACGCCGTGCCGGGCGGTTTCCCCGGCGACATCGCCACCAACCCCACGCCGGACACCGGCAAGGAAGGCGGCGGTTCGGACGCTCCGCCATCCGGGGGCGAGGGGATCAAGAGCGGTCTGGAGAAGGCCGTGCAGCCAGCGCCGACCAGTCCGCGCGAGGACACCAGCGGCCACCTCGGCGACAGCCCTGGGCCGACCTCCGGCGGAGGATCTCCCACCGGCAGCGGCTTCATGTCCGCGTCCGCGTCTCCGGCCGACGCTTCCACCCCGCCGCCGCAGGGCGCCCCGCCAGCCCCGACCTCCACACCCGCGGCCGGAACCGGCACTCCACCCCCTCCGCCCACCGGCCTCTGA